In Kogia breviceps isolate mKogBre1 chromosome 19, mKogBre1 haplotype 1, whole genome shotgun sequence, a single genomic region encodes these proteins:
- the JUP gene encoding junction plakoglobin, giving the protein MDVMNLVEQPIKVSEWQQTYTYDSGIHSGVNTCVPSVSSKGVTEEDEASGHQYMLKKTTTTYTQMVPQSQGDLDYQMSTTARAKRVREAMCPGVTGEDSSLLATQVEGQTTNLQRLAEPSQLLKSAIVHLINYQDDAELATRALPELTKLLNDEDPVVVTKAAMIVNQLSKKEASRRALMGSPQLVAAVVRAMQNTSDLDTARCTTSILHNLSHHREGLLAIFKSGGIPALVRMLSSPVESILFYAITTLHNLLLYQEGAKMAVRLADGLQKMVPLLNKNNPKFLAITTDCLQLLAYGNQESKLIILANGGPQALVHIMRNYSYEKLLWTTSRVLKVLSVCPSNKPAIVEAGGMQALGKHLTSNSPRLVQNCLWTLRNLSDVATKQEGLESVLKILVNQLSVDDVNVLTCATGTLSNLTCNNSKNKTLVTQNSGVEALIHAILCAGDKDDITEPAICALRHLTSRHPEAEMAQNSVRLNYGIPAIVKLLNQPNQWPLVKATIGLIRNLALCPANHAPLQEAAVIPRLAQLLVKAHQDAQRHMAAGTQQPYTDGVRMEEIVEGCTGALHILARDPMNRMEIFRLNTIPLFVQLLYSSVENIQRVAAGVLCELAQDKEAADAIDAEGASAPLMELLHSHNEGTATYAAAVLFRISEDKNPDYRKRVSVELTNSLFKHDPAAWEAAQSMIPINEPYADDMDATYRPMYSSDVPLDPVEMHTDMDGDYHIDTYSDGLRTPYPTVDHMLA; this is encoded by the exons ATGGACGTGATGAACCTGGTCGAACAACCCATCAAGGTGAGCGAGTGGCAACAGACGTACACCTACGACTCGGGCATCCACTCGGGGGTCAACACCTGCGTGCCCTCGGTCAGCAGCAAAGGCGTCACAGAGGAGGACGAGGCCTCTGGGCACCAGTACATGCTCAAGAAGACCACCACCACCTACACCCAGATGGTGCCCCAGAGCCAAG GTGACCTGGATTACCAGATGTCCACGACAGCCAGAGCCAAGCGGGTGCGGGAGGCCATGTGTCCTGGTGTGACAGGAGAGGACAGCTCCCTGCTGGCCACCCAGGTGGAGGGACAGACCACCAACCTGCAGCGGCTGGCCGAGCCATCCCAGCTCCTGAAGTCAGCCATTGTGCATCTCATCAACTACCAGGACGACGCCGAGCTGGCCACCCGGGCCCTTCCTGAGCTCACCAAACTGCTCAACGATGAGGACCCG GTGGTGGTGACCAAGGCGGCCATGATCGTGAACCAGCTGTCGAAGAAGGAGGCGTCTCGGCGGGCGCTGATGGGCTCGCCCCAGCTGGTAGCAGCCGTCGTGCGTGCCATGCAGAACACCAGCGACCTGGACACAGCCCGCTGTACCACCAGCATCCTTCACAACCTCTCCCACCACCGCGAGGGGCTGCTTGCCATCTTCAAGTCGGGCGGCATCCCTGCCCTGGTCCGCATGCTCAG CTCCCCCGTGGAGTCGATCCTTTTCTACGCCATCACCACGCTGCACAACCTGCTGCTCTACCAGGAGGGCGCCAAGATGGCGGTGCGCCTGGCAGACGGGCTGCAGAAGATGGTGCCCCTGCTCAACAAGAACAACCCCAAGTTCCTGGCCATCACCACCGACTGCCTGCAGCTCCTGGCCTATGGCAACCAGGAGAGCAAG CTCATCATCCTGGCCAATGGAGGACCCCAGGCTCTCGTGCATATCATGCGCAACTACAGTTACGAGAAGCTGCTCTGGACCACCAGCCGTGTGCTCAAGGTGCTGTCCGTGTGTCCCAGCAATAAGCCCGCTATTGTGGAGGCTG gtgGGATGCAGGCCCTGGGCAAGCACCTGACAAGCAACAGCCCCCGCCTCGTGCAGAACTGCCTCTGGACCCTGCGCAACCTCTCGGACGTGGCCACCAAGCAG GAGGGCCTGGAGAGTGTGCTGAAGATTCTGGTGAACCAGCTGAGCGTGGACGACGTCAATGTCCTCACCTGTGCCACGGGCACTCTGTCCAACCTGACCTGCAACAACAGTAAGAACAAGACGCTGGTGACGCAGAACAGCGGCGTGGAGGCGCTCATCCATGCCATCCTGTGTGCGGGTGACAAGGATGACATCACAGAGCCCGCCATCTGTGCCCTGCGCCACCTCACCAGCCGCCACCCCGAGGCCGAGATGGCTCAGAACTCCGTGCGCCTCAACTACGGCATCCCGGCCATCGTCAAGCTGCTCAACCAGCCCAACCAGTGGCCGCTGGTCAAG GCAACCATCGGCCTGATCAGGAATCTGGCCCTGTGCCCAGCCAACCATGCACCACTGCAGGAGGCAGCGGTCATTCCCCGCCTGGCCCAGCTGCTGGTCAAGGCCCACCAGGATGCCCAGCGCCACATGGCTGCAGGCACACAGCAGCCCTACACG GATGGCGTGAGGATGGAGGAGATCGTGGAAGGCTGCACCGGAGCCCTGCACATCCTCGCCCGGGATCCCATGAACCGCATGGAGATCTTCCGACTCAACACCATCCCCCTGTTTGTGCAG ctcctgtaCTCCTCAGTGGAGAACATCCAGCGTGTGGCCGCTGGGGTGCTGTGCGAGCTGGCCCAGGACAAGGAGGCGGCCGACGCCATTGATGCTGAGGGGGCCTCAGCCCCACTCATGGAGCTACTGCACTCTCACAATGAGGGCACCG CCACCTATGCTGCTGCCGTCTTGTTCCGCATATCTGAGGATAAGAACCCAGATTACCGTAAGCGTGTGTCTGTGGAGCTCACTAACTCCCTCTTCAAGCACGACCCTGCAGCTTGGGAGGCT GCCCAGAGCATGATCCCCATTAATGAACCCTACGCAGATG aCATGGATGCCACCTACCGCCCCATGTACTCGAGTGACGTGCCCCTGGACCCCGTGGAGATGCACACGGACATGGATGGGGACTATCACATTGACACCTACAGCGACGGCCTCAGGACCCCCTACCCCACTGTGGACCACATGCTGGCCTAG